The stretch of DNA CTCTATTAACGCCATAAACCAGCTTTACATTTTTTTCGGTATTTGAATTTTTGACAATATCCCCTGTCATCGGCACAAATGGTGTTATACCTATTCCTCCGGCGACAAAAAGAAACTTATCAGAATTTCTATTGATTACCAGTTCTTTCCCCATGGGCCCTTCAAGTTCAACTAAGTCTCCCTCTTTAAAGGTACTAAAGAGTATTTGTGAGCCAAAGCCTCCGGGCATATTTTTTACGGAAACCTTAACTTCTGTCCCGTCTTTTTTGCAGGAGGAAATGGAATAGGCTCTGAACATTATGGGTTGCTCGTTGATTTTAACCAGTATGAACTGCCCCGGTTTATAATCCAACTTTTCAGGTTTAATCATTTTAAAGGTATACTCATTGACATCATCATTTAGCTTTCTAATTTGGCTGATGGAAGCTGCTATTTTCCGTCTTTCCCTGTAGCCGTCAGTATCAGTTTCTTCTTTTAACCGGAGGGCTTCAGATTCATTGCTTAGCGACAGAATACCCGCAGGGCAATTATTAACGCAGGTGGAGCAGCGTATGCACGCTTCACTATCAAACTGGTTTTTATCCGAGAATTCCAAGTAGGGGGTTAACTGCATTGGGCAAACCCGGGAGCATTTACCACAAGTGTGACACATTTCTTTGCTGGCTATAGTCACTTTTGCGTCGCTCTTTCTATTGATGCGAAGTAGTTTTCCCAGCTTATAAGTCAGTATTTCCAGCGTTCCCATGGGGCAGAAATTGCACCAGGATCGGGGGCTGACCGTAAAAGCCAGGATTGTTCCTATAATGGTAACCACCAGGTAGTTTATGACAAATACGTATCCCAGTTTGTCAAGAAAACTGGCGCTTCCATAGATGGCAAACACCTTGATCAAACGACTAATCATCATGTACATAAACCAGGTAAACATTGCCGCAGCCATTAATTTGTGTTTCATAAAAGCAGGTATTTTGCGGTTTGCACCACGGGGCATAATGATAAAATCAAATAAACTGCCGTGGGGGCAGATATTACCGCACCAGTACTTGCCTTTATAAAAAGCCATAACAGCCAGGGTCAGCATAAGTGGGATAATCAGCAATCCCAGTTTGGGGAACCACAACCCTCCAAAGGCCACCAGCGGGACAAACATCCAGCTGTATTTTCTGAAAGTGTTGAATACCCGGTTTGTTTTGATGTAAAAGGAATTCATTTTTAAAAACCACCTTTCGTTTATACCCCAGGGGGTATATTGTTTGATATAATTATAAGGCAAGACAGGCATAATTGTCAAAATATTTTTAAGTCCGCCGGTCTCTGTTTGCGTGGCTAAAATAGCTGTGGTCTGGTTGGTCGTGATATGTTTGTGGCGATTATATTATATGATATACCCCTAGGGGGTAAGGTCTATGATTTGTGCCGGACACCTGGTGCGCATTTTCCGAAACAAAGGGACGTAGCACCCGTGGGATAACTTTTCCTTACGATGAAGTAGATCCGAGCTGACTAAAGTAGAGTAAGCCGCACCCTCAAAGGTGCGGCTTACTCTACTTTACATAAGTTTCAGTTTTAATTTTTATTTACGTAATGCAAATAGAGCATTCTTAAAGCATCTAACCAGACCAACGGGTCCAGTCTGTCGATTTCCTTATATTTTTCCTCACCCAGGTTTTCGATGAGCAACTCTTTAAAGCGCGCGTCGTCTTTGCTGTAAGCAACAACATCCTTTAATGGCCGGTCTTTAAATAAATTTATCAACAAGTTACCCAGTTCCTCCGGTTTCAATTAACCACCCCCACCGTTATATTCGGTGTCGTGGTTGCAACTTCCTGTAATACAAAAGTCTACTTTTTAAAACCAGAACGCGGGGATGGTTGTAGATGTTACATGGCATTTCCGCACAGTCGCACTGGTAGGCTTAATGCGCTCTTATTGACATTGCTCTTTTCCGTGAGCAAGGGCAGCTATTTTACTCTAAATAATTCCACAGACCAGGAGGATAGCTTAGCATTACCTTTAAAGGCAAAACCCTTAGTTTTATAGTGAAAACACTGCACCAAAAGTGCGGAAGAACCTAAAAAAAATAAGTTTTTTTACTGCCGACGGCCCCCATCCAATATCTGAGACGGGGGCCTGTTTGTGGTGCAGTTTGACACCGGTGGTGCTGCGCGGCAACAGGTAGTGCCCGGAACCAATGCTTACCGGCGGGAATCATTGGTAAAAAGGCTCCCGGGTAATTTGCAAATTCTTTTTCGGAATGGCGAAGTGGCCGGATTGCCGGGGTCTGGGGTGGATACCGTTGCCATACTGCACCAGGATGAATTGGTTTATAGGGCATTTATATCGCAAAGTGCTCTTAATAAATGATAAAAGCAGCAATATGATTAGGTGTAGCGCAACCGACTGAATATTCTTTATTTTGGGCATGGAAATTGCATAGATAAGAGTGTAAATGAGGGTCGCCTCGTAGACCCAAAGGGGGTTTATTGATTTATGAGTAATACGAATAGCATAAAACTACAGCGTAACTGGAAGAATATGATTCTAATTTCCCACGGTTTTTTTCATTGCTGGCGTCAGACGGTTGAGGAAACGATAGGACAGCAGGAAGCCAAGAAGTTGGTACAACGTTTTTGGGAACTGGTGGGTCAGGGAACGGCAGAAGCTTACCTTAAAAAGAATCGGGACCCTGATAGCGTAGAGGATGTAGTGCAGGCTTTTGCCAGGGCAAGTGAAGTTATGGGAGAGACTGTACGAGTGGAAAAAGACGGGGAAGCTGTGCTGTTAGTCCATGATGCCTGTCCCTGGATTGACTCTTATCGTGATTACGGATCACCAGGACAATGCCAACTCGGGTGTGACCGGTGGTTCGGAGCTGCGGTCGAGGGTATTTCTCCCCGGTTACGGGTAGAAACAACGGCCTGTCAGGCTGCGGGAGATCAGACCTGTGCCAGGCGATTTACCTTCATTTCATAAAAATTAAATAGGGTTGCATTATTTGATTGGTTTGTAAACTATCTAATTCGAGGAGGATATTGTATGAAATTGGAAAAAATTGACCACATATGTATAGCGGTTAAGGATGTTAAAAAAGCTGAACAAGTATACTCCAATGCTTTTGATATTAAAGCTGTTGACTACTATGTTGATGAAAATGAAAAAATCAATGTAGTCAGGTTCATGATTGGTGAGGTCGGCTTTGAGCTTATGGAATCCACCGATCCCGACGGGGAAGTTGCTAAATTTATTGAAAAAAATGGTGAGGGCGTTTTCTTAATATCATTTAAGGTGCCTGACACAGTTGAAAGCATGGATGAATTAAGCAAGAAAGGGCTACCCTTGCTTGATAAGAAGCCGCGAAAATGGCGCAACAGCAATTTCACATTCTTACATCCGAAGGGGTTTAACGGGGTGTTGCTGGAACTTATTGATTAAATTAGTGAGCATAATGGTGCACATCAAGGGCTCAACATAGATGAACAATCTGCGCAGCTAAAGCATATAGCTGTGCAGATTCCCGAAAGTGGCTAAAAAGACAAGTAGAGGGGTTAAAAAATGAGGTACGCAGAGACAGGATATAATTTAGAAGTTGATTTATCCCGGGGAAATATTGAGCGGGTGGAAACAGACCCGGGATTGACCGAAAAATATCTTGGCGGCAATGGTACTGCCGCCAAGCTGATCTGGGACAGGGTATCTCCTGAAACAGATGCCTTTTCTCCCGACAATCTACTCATATTCAGCGCCGGACTGCTGGTTGGTACGCCTGTTCCCGGTTGCAACCGCACCATGGTCGATACCATTTCTCCCCAGACAAACTTTTTTTCACATTCAATATTTGGAGGCTATTTTGGTCCGGAACTGAAACATGCAGGTTACGACAAAATAGTCATTCGCGGTAAAGCCCCCGATTTGGTTTATTTGTGGATCAACAATGACAAAGTGGAAATACGTGACGCCTCCCATCTCAAGGGGAAAGGCACTCAGGAAACCGCGGTGCT from Desulfoscipio gibsoniae DSM 7213 encodes:
- a CDS encoding FAD-binding oxidoreductase, whose translation is MNSFYIKTNRVFNTFRKYSWMFVPLVAFGGLWFPKLGLLIIPLMLTLAVMAFYKGKYWCGNICPHGSLFDFIIMPRGANRKIPAFMKHKLMAAAMFTWFMYMMISRLIKVFAIYGSASFLDKLGYVFVINYLVVTIIGTILAFTVSPRSWCNFCPMGTLEILTYKLGKLLRINRKSDAKVTIASKEMCHTCGKCSRVCPMQLTPYLEFSDKNQFDSEACIRCSTCVNNCPAGILSLSNESEALRLKEETDTDGYRERRKIAASISQIRKLNDDVNEYTFKMIKPEKLDYKPGQFILVKINEQPIMFRAYSISSCKKDGTEVKVSVKNMPGGFGSQILFSTFKEGDLVELEGPMGKELVINRNSDKFLFVAGGIGITPFVPMTGDIVKNSNTEKNVKLVYGVNRAKELIYDDHFSMLQSESSKFEYIKVAAADKDWHGKQGFVTDVIKEMDLKGYKVYMCGPKPMINASLKVLHGAGVEPENIYYESA
- a CDS encoding L-2-amino-thiazoline-4-carboxylic acid hydrolase: MSNTNSIKLQRNWKNMILISHGFFHCWRQTVEETIGQQEAKKLVQRFWELVGQGTAEAYLKKNRDPDSVEDVVQAFARASEVMGETVRVEKDGEAVLLVHDACPWIDSYRDYGSPGQCQLGCDRWFGAAVEGISPRLRVETTACQAAGDQTCARRFTFIS
- a CDS encoding VOC family protein, giving the protein MKLEKIDHICIAVKDVKKAEQVYSNAFDIKAVDYYVDENEKINVVRFMIGEVGFELMESTDPDGEVAKFIEKNGEGVFLISFKVPDTVESMDELSKKGLPLLDKKPRKWRNSNFTFLHPKGFNGVLLELID